The Centroberyx gerrardi isolate f3 chromosome 12, fCenGer3.hap1.cur.20231027, whole genome shotgun sequence genome has a window encoding:
- the sacm1lb gene encoding phosphatidylinositol-3-phosphatase SAC1-B produces the protein MANAYESFNLRTTPEKFYIEACDHGATDVLAIDRVSTEMTLTVRRDIPPSAVTRPICGVMGTIRLVAGMYLVVITKKKKVGDLLGHAVWKALDFDVISYKKTVLHLTDNQMQDNKAFLSMINNVLHTDGFYFATDYDLTHTLQRLANTSPEFQEMSLLERADQRFVWNGHLLREFITQPELHKFVYPVVHGYITMKSCCINGKVFEWNIISRRSCFRAGVRYYVRGIDSEGHAANFVETEQIVQYNGGKASFVQTRGSIPFYWSQRPNLKYKPKPQISKTVSHLDGFQRHFDSQIILYGRQVILNLINQKGSEKPLELAFDKMVTSLANGMVKYIAFDFHKECSRMRWHRLQILVDMVAEMQDEFGYFLVDADGKVLLQQEGTFRSNCMDCLDRTNVIQSLLARRSLQSQLQRMGVLHMGQQIEDQADFEKIYKNAWADNANACAKQYAGTGALKTDFTRTGKRTQWGLLMDGWNSMIRYYKNNFSDGFRQDSIDLFLGNYAVDEADMTTPLREPKDWKFLTLPIIMVVAFSMCIICLLMAGDTWTETLAYVLFWGTASVVTAGVILFNGRDFVDAPKLVQKEKLD, from the exons ATGGCGAACGCCTACGAGAGCTTCAACCT GCGCACCACACCAGAGAAGTTTTACATCGAAGCTTGTGATCATGGCGCCACTGATGTCCTGGCTATTGACAGGGTGTCAACTGAAATGACCCTCACCG TGAGGCGGGACATCCCTCCATCTGCTGTGACCCGGCCAATATGTGGAGTCATGGGGACTATCCGCTTGGTGGCAG GCATGTACCTGGTTGTTAtcacgaagaagaagaaggtgggAGATCTGCTGGGCCACGCTGTGTGGAAGGCCCTGGACTTTGACGTGATCTCTTATAAGAAGACAGTGTTACACCTGACAGACAACCAG ATGCAAGACAACAAAGCTTTCCTGTCCATGATCAACAACGTGCTTCATACAGACGGCTTCTACTTTGCCACAGACTACGACCTGACCCACACTCTGCAGCGCCTGGCCAACACCAGCCCCGAGTTTCAGGAGATGAGCCTGCTGGAGAGG GCAGATCAACGGTTTGTCTGGAACGGTCACCTCCTGAGGGAATTCATTACACAGCCAGAG CTGCACAAGTTTGTGTATCCCGTTGTTCATGGCT ACATCACCATGAAGTCGTGCTGCATCAATGGAAAGGTGTTTGAATGGAACATTATCTCTAGGAGGAGCTGTTTCAGAGCCGGTGTCCGCTACTATGTCCGAG GCATCGATTCAGAGGGCCATGCAGCTAACTTTGTTGAAACGGAGCAGATAGTGCAGTACAACGGCGGCAAGGCTTCATTTGTACAG aCCCGAGGCTCAATTCCTTTTTACTGGTCCCAGAGGCCCAATCTCAAGTACAAACCAAAACCACAGATTAGCAAAACAGTCAGTCAT TTGGATGGATTCCAGAGACATTTTGACTCCCAGATTATTCTCTATGGAAGACAAGTGATTTTGAATTTG ATTAACCAAAAAGGCTCAGAGAAACCACTGGAGCTTGCATTTGACAAGATGGTGACCAGTTTGGCTAACGGCATGGTCAA GTACATAGCGTTTGACTTCCATAAGGAGTGCAGTCGGATGAGGTGGCACCGCCTGCAGATCTTGGTCGACATGGTTGCAGAGATGCAGGATGAATTTGG GTACTTCCTGGTGGATGCAGATGGGAAGGTGCTACTGCAGCAGGAGGGGACGTTTCGTAGCAACTGCATGGACTGTCTGGACCGAACCAACGTCATCCAGAGCCTGCTGGCCAGACGCTCGCTGCAGTCACAGCTACAG AGAATGGGAGTCCTCCATATGGGCCAGCAGATTGAAGACCAGGCAGACTTCGAGAAGATATACAAGAACG CCTGGGCAGACAATGCCAATGCCTGTGCCAAGCAGTACGCCGGTACTGGAGCCTTGAAGACCGACTTCACAAG AACAGGGAAGAGAACACAGTGGGGGCTGCTGATGGACGGCTGGAACTCCATGATCAGATACTACAAGAACAACTTTTCAGATGGCTttagacag GACTCCATCGATCTGTTCCTGGGAAACTACGCGGTGGATGAGGCCGATATGACCACACCTCTCCGCGAACCCAAAGACTGGAAGTTCCTGACG TTGCCCATCATCATGGTGGTAGCGTTCTCCATGTGCATCATCTGCCTGCTGATGGCTG GCGACACGtggacagagacgctggcctaCGTCCTGTTCTGGGGAACGGCCAGCGTGGTGACGGCCGGCGTCATCCTCTTCAACGGGCGGGACTTCGTCGACGCTCCCAAGCTGGTCCAGAAGGAGAAGCTGGActga